In one window of Bos taurus isolate L1 Dominette 01449 registration number 42190680 breed Hereford chromosome 15, ARS-UCD2.0, whole genome shotgun sequence DNA:
- the LOC132342287 gene encoding ATP synthase subunit e, mitochondrial-like, which translates to MVSPVQVSPLIKLVSYSALFLSVAYGARRYNYPKPWAEEERRIAEKKKQDEQKCME; encoded by the coding sequence ATGGTTTCACCAGTGCAGGTCTCTCCGCTCATCAAGCTGGTCAGTTACTCCGCCCTGTTCCTCAGCGTGGCCTACGGAGCCAGGCGCTACAATTATCCAAAACCCTGGGCAGAAGAAGAGAGGAGGATAGCAGAGAAAAAGAAGCAGGATGAGCAGAAATGCATGGAGTGA